Genomic segment of Microbacterium sp. M28:
GAAGCCGGACGCGGCGGATCCACGGATCGCGGTCGACTCCGCCTGTCGCGTGATGAGCACTACCTCTCCGGCGACACGACCGATCGCACGATCCCCCACTCAAGTGGCGCGAGAGGTTCCTGAACCTCCGCTGCGCGGCGTGCAGAACTGCCGCGGAATCGTGAATCAGTGTACTCCGAACCGACATACCAGTCCGCGGCGAGGCACCTCTGGTCCGAAGGAAAGCGGCCGAGTGCCGTCCGCCGCCACGGTACGGTCAGCCGTCACGGAACGGAAGCACGGAGCACTCTGCCGTTTCACGTGAAACAACCGCCGGCGCCCGCCGTCGAGAATCACCGGATCATGAAGACGTCCACAGCATCCTGCTTCTCGACGACGAAGCCATGGCGCAGGTAGAGCCGGGTCGCGGCACTTCCCTGCAGGACATTCAGCCGATGAACCACGTCGCGGGGTTCCTGGGAGAGGATGTCGGCGAGCACTTCTCCACCGATACCCTTGCCTTGCACTTCGGGGCGCAGGTAGAAGTGCTCGATCCAGCGGGTTTCCCTCTCTTCGCGGACCGCGATCGTTCCGGCATCCTGCCCTT
This window contains:
- a CDS encoding GNAT family N-acetyltransferase produces the protein MMWRYRPSTTSDAASVAALRADVLRADLERLGRYDPIRVRERFLAAFQPENTRVIIWEGQDAGTIAVREERETRWIEHFYLRPEVQGKGIGGEVLADILSQEPRDVVHRLNVLQGSAATRLYLRHGFVVEKQDAVDVFMIR